In Streptomyces canus, one DNA window encodes the following:
- the hisI gene encoding phosphoribosyl-AMP cyclohydrolase: MTSTPQPSTLAPEIAARLKRSADGLVPAIAQQYDTGEVLMLGWMDDEALHRTLTTGRCTYWSRSRREYWVKGDTSGHFQWVKSVALDCDADTVLVKVDQVGAACHTGARTCFDADVLLKDGVDSGAAASDQ; this comes from the coding sequence ATGACCAGCACGCCCCAGCCCAGCACCCTGGCCCCGGAGATCGCCGCGCGCCTCAAGCGCAGCGCCGACGGGCTCGTCCCCGCGATCGCCCAGCAGTACGACACCGGTGAGGTGCTCATGCTCGGCTGGATGGACGACGAGGCGCTGCACCGCACGCTGACCACCGGCCGCTGCACCTACTGGTCGCGCAGCCGCCGGGAGTACTGGGTCAAGGGCGACACCTCCGGCCACTTCCAGTGGGTCAAGTCCGTCGCCCTGGACTGCGACGCCGACACCGTGCTGGTCAAGGTCGACCAGGTCGGTGCCGCCTGCCACACCGGTGCGCGCACCTGCTTCGACGCGGACGTGCTCCTCAAGGACGGCGTTGATTCCGGTGCCGCCGCCTCGGATCAGTAA
- a CDS encoding RidA family protein: MSDVRRVTTGGPWEETFGYSRAVELPNGLVLVSGCTSVVDGEIVAGDPYEQTVNAFDVAFAALGQLGLGREDVVRTRLYITHARDVEEVGRAHKELFDAVRPAASMIIVSGFVDPSLVVEVEVEAFRGVSS, encoded by the coding sequence GTGAGCGACGTACGACGTGTCACGACCGGCGGGCCCTGGGAGGAGACCTTCGGGTACTCCCGCGCGGTGGAACTGCCGAACGGCCTGGTGCTGGTCTCCGGCTGCACCTCGGTGGTGGACGGCGAGATCGTCGCGGGCGACCCGTACGAGCAGACGGTCAACGCCTTCGACGTCGCGTTCGCGGCGCTGGGGCAGCTGGGGCTCGGCCGCGAGGACGTCGTGCGGACGCGCCTGTACATCACCCACGCCCGGGACGTGGAGGAGGTCGGACGGGCTCACAAGGAGCTGTTCGACGCCGTCCGGCCCGCCGCGTCCATGATCATCGTCTCCGGTTTCGTGGACCCGAGTCTGGTCGTCGAGGTCGAGGTGGAGGCGTTCCGAGGAGTGTCCTCATGA
- the hisD gene encoding histidinol dehydrogenase, translating into MISRIDLRGDALPEGPALRDLLPRADFDVQAALEKVRPICEAVHHRGDAALIDFAEKFDGVRLASVRVPAAALDKALEELDPAVRAALEESIRRARLVHREQRRTTHTTQVVPGGSVTEKWVPVDRVGLYAPGGRAVYPSTVVMNVVPAQEAGVESIALASPAQADFGGLPHPTILAACALLGVDEVYAAGGATAVAMFAYGTESCAPAPMVMGPGNIWVAAAKRYFAGKIGIDTEAGPTEIAILADDTADPVHVASDLISQAEHDPLAASVLVTDSVTLADAVEKELEPQVAASKHVEERIRPALTGRQSAIVLVDGIDEGLRVVDAYGAEHLEIQTADAAAVADRVRNAGAIFIGPWAPVSLGDYCAGSNHVLPTGGCACHSSGLSVQSFLRGIHIVDYTKDALADVAHHVVTLAEAEDLPAHGAAIKARFGWKVPTSK; encoded by the coding sequence GTGATCTCCCGAATCGATCTGCGCGGCGACGCCCTCCCCGAGGGCCCCGCCCTGCGCGACCTGCTGCCCCGAGCCGACTTCGACGTTCAGGCCGCCCTGGAGAAGGTGCGTCCGATCTGCGAGGCCGTCCATCATCGGGGCGACGCGGCGCTGATCGACTTCGCGGAGAAGTTCGACGGGGTCCGCCTGGCGTCGGTACGGGTGCCGGCCGCCGCTCTGGACAAAGCGCTCGAAGAGCTCGACCCCGCCGTGCGCGCGGCCCTGGAGGAGTCCATCCGCCGCGCCCGGCTCGTCCACCGCGAGCAGCGCCGTACGACGCACACGACCCAGGTCGTGCCCGGCGGTTCCGTCACCGAGAAGTGGGTGCCGGTGGACCGGGTCGGGCTGTACGCGCCCGGCGGGCGGGCCGTGTATCCGTCGACCGTGGTCATGAACGTGGTCCCCGCGCAGGAGGCTGGCGTCGAGTCGATCGCTCTCGCCTCGCCGGCCCAGGCCGATTTCGGCGGTCTGCCGCACCCGACGATCCTGGCCGCCTGCGCGCTGCTCGGCGTCGACGAGGTCTACGCGGCCGGTGGCGCGACCGCCGTCGCGATGTTCGCGTACGGCACCGAGTCCTGCGCTCCCGCGCCGATGGTCATGGGCCCCGGCAACATCTGGGTCGCTGCCGCCAAGCGCTACTTCGCGGGCAAGATCGGCATCGACACCGAGGCCGGCCCGACCGAGATCGCGATCCTCGCGGACGACACCGCCGACCCGGTGCACGTGGCCTCCGACCTGATCAGCCAGGCCGAGCACGACCCGCTCGCCGCGTCCGTGCTCGTCACGGACTCCGTGACGCTGGCAGACGCGGTCGAGAAGGAGCTGGAGCCGCAGGTCGCGGCCAGCAAGCATGTCGAGGAGCGGATCCGTCCGGCCCTCACGGGGCGCCAGTCCGCGATCGTCCTCGTCGACGGCATCGACGAGGGCCTCAGGGTGGTCGACGCGTACGGCGCCGAGCACCTGGAGATCCAGACGGCCGACGCCGCCGCGGTCGCCGACCGGGTCCGCAACGCGGGCGCGATCTTCATCGGACCCTGGGCGCCGGTCTCGCTCGGCGACTACTGCGCCGGGTCCAACCACGTGCTCCCGACCGGCGGGTGTGCCTGCCACTCCTCCGGACTGTCCGTGCAGTCCTTCCTCAGGGGCATCCACATCGTCGACTACACGAAGGACGCGCTCGCGGACGTGGCGCACCACGTGGTGACGCTGGCGGAGGCGGAGGACCTGCCCGCCCACGGGGCGGCGATCAAGGCCCGGTTCGGGTGGAAGGTGCCGACGAGCAAGTGA
- a CDS encoding MFS transporter: MIGDSVYYIALSWAAVQTGTPSQAGVVMAVSAVPRAVLMLGGGVIADRFGPRRVVIISDTVRCAAVLAVAGLLFLTGPGLWPLALLALVFGTVDAVFLPAVGALPARVTSRGQLARVQGMRGLGIRFASVVGGPLGGLAVAVGGAAAAFTFAGLLIAVSVPLLISVRLRELPAGAATREGAGAADGAVDGAEGTGVSGAGCGGAGGSGGADAGTAGGGERVGGDGGRVVRGRVVGRGRGAGAAGGGRVVGEGGGQGVRGGGAGRGRVVGGGGGRVVRGRVVGRGGGTGAAAGGRVMGEGSGRVVRRGGAAGRNQVAGEGGRRVGRRGGRVGAVADSGERVVGEAGGGALGPGGAAWQDLVVGLRYIRRHRVLAPLMLAIALGDLGFVGPLNVGLTLLADERGWGASGMGWVLAGFGVGAGAASLLLAVRGRVPHAGHVMVYACLGGAVAIGALAFVPGVLAAVGVALLIGLLAGLSGALCGALLQTQADPAYLGRVTAVASLVSLGFAPLSMPLSAAAIGAWGTGPVFVVSAVVCGLGGLVALCARNLRRAELPT; the protein is encoded by the coding sequence ATGATCGGCGACAGCGTCTACTACATCGCCCTGTCCTGGGCGGCCGTCCAGACCGGTACGCCCTCGCAGGCGGGCGTCGTGATGGCGGTCAGCGCGGTGCCGCGCGCCGTACTCATGCTGGGCGGAGGAGTGATCGCCGACCGGTTCGGGCCACGCAGAGTCGTCATCATCAGTGACACGGTCCGCTGCGCGGCCGTGCTCGCGGTGGCGGGGCTGCTCTTCCTCACCGGGCCGGGCCTGTGGCCGCTGGCCCTGCTCGCGCTCGTCTTCGGCACCGTCGACGCGGTGTTCCTGCCGGCTGTGGGAGCCCTCCCCGCGCGCGTGACGAGCCGCGGGCAACTCGCGCGCGTGCAGGGCATGCGGGGCCTCGGCATCCGCTTCGCGAGCGTGGTCGGTGGACCGCTGGGCGGACTCGCGGTGGCGGTCGGAGGTGCGGCGGCGGCATTCACCTTCGCGGGGTTGCTGATCGCGGTGTCGGTGCCGCTGCTGATATCGGTACGGCTGCGGGAGCTGCCTGCCGGCGCCGCGACCCGGGAGGGAGCCGGGGCGGCCGACGGAGCGGTCGACGGAGCCGAAGGCACGGGGGTCTCCGGCGCGGGGTGCGGGGGCGCAGGAGGATCGGGCGGTGCGGACGCGGGGACGGCGGGTGGCGGCGAGCGGGTTGGTGGGGACGGTGGACGGGTGGTCCGGGGGCGGGTGGTCGGTCGTGGTCGTGGGGCAGGTGCGGCGGGCGGCGGCCGGGTGGTTGGTGAGGGCGGCGGTCAGGGGGTCCGTGGTGGTGGGGCGGGCCGCGGCCGGGTGGTTGGTGGGGGCGGTGGACGGGTGGTCCGGGGGCGGGTGGTTGGTCGTGGGGGTGGGACGGGTGCGGCGGCCGGCGGCCGGGTGATGGGTGAGGGCAGCGGGCGGGTGGTCCGTCGTGGTGGTGCGGCGGGCCGCAATCAGGTGGCTGGTGAGGGCGGCAGGCGGGTGGGCCGTCGAGGCGGTCGTGTGGGCGCGGTGGCCGACAGCGGTGAGCGGGTGGTCGGGGAGGCCGGGGGAGGCGCCCTCGGTCCTGGTGGTGCCGCCTGGCAGGACCTGGTCGTCGGGCTGCGCTACATCCGCCGTCACCGCGTCCTCGCCCCGCTGATGCTGGCCATCGCCCTCGGTGACCTCGGGTTCGTCGGACCGCTCAACGTCGGGCTCACCCTGCTCGCCGACGAGCGTGGCTGGGGTGCCTCCGGGATGGGCTGGGTGCTCGCCGGGTTCGGGGTCGGCGCCGGGGCCGCCTCCCTGCTGCTCGCCGTACGCGGCCGCGTGCCGCACGCCGGGCACGTGATGGTGTACGCCTGTCTCGGCGGGGCGGTCGCGATCGGTGCCCTGGCCTTCGTGCCCGGGGTCCTCGCCGCCGTCGGGGTCGCCCTGCTGATCGGACTGCTCGCCGGACTCAGCGGCGCCCTGTGCGGCGCCCTGTTGCAGACCCAGGCCGATCCCGCCTACCTGGGCCGCGTCACCGCCGTCGCCTCACTGGTCAGTCTCGGATTCGCACCGCTGAGCATGCCCCTGTCGGCCGCCGCCATCGGCGCCTGGGGCACCGGACCGGTCTTCGTGGTCAGCGCGGTGGTGTGCGGGCTCGGCGGGCTGGTCGCGCTGTGCGCGCGGAACCTGCGCCGCGCCGAGCTCCCGACGTGA
- the hisF gene encoding imidazole glycerol phosphate synthase subunit HisF → MTLAVRVIPCLDVDNGRVVKGVNFQNLRDAGDPVEMAKVYDAEGADELTFLDITASSGNRETTYDVVRRTAEQVFIPLTVGGGVRTAEDVDKLLRAGADKVGVNTAAIARPELIKEIAERFGRQVLMLSVDARRTAEGTFEVTTHGGRRGTGIDAVEWAHRAAELGAGEILLNSMDADGTKDGYDLEMIEAVRKHVTVPLIASGGAGRLDHFPPAIGAGADAVLAASVFHFGDLRIGEVKETLRAAGHPVR, encoded by the coding sequence ATGACGTTGGCCGTACGAGTCATCCCCTGCCTGGACGTGGACAACGGCCGGGTCGTCAAGGGCGTCAACTTCCAGAACCTGCGCGACGCGGGCGACCCCGTCGAGATGGCCAAGGTGTACGACGCCGAGGGCGCCGACGAGCTGACGTTCCTGGACATCACCGCCTCGTCGGGCAACCGTGAGACGACGTACGACGTGGTGCGCCGCACCGCCGAGCAGGTGTTCATCCCGCTGACGGTCGGCGGCGGTGTCCGCACGGCCGAGGACGTGGACAAGCTGCTGCGGGCGGGAGCGGACAAGGTCGGGGTGAACACCGCGGCCATCGCGCGCCCCGAGCTGATCAAGGAGATCGCCGAGCGGTTCGGCCGGCAGGTGCTGATGCTGTCGGTGGACGCGCGACGCACCGCTGAGGGGACCTTCGAGGTCACCACCCACGGCGGTCGTCGCGGTACCGGCATCGACGCCGTGGAGTGGGCGCACCGGGCGGCCGAGCTGGGCGCCGGCGAGATCCTGCTCAACTCGATGGACGCGGACGGCACCAAGGACGGCTACGACCTGGAGATGATCGAGGCCGTTCGCAAGCACGTGACGGTGCCGCTGATCGCCTCCGGCGGTGCGGGCAGACTCGACCACTTCCCGCCGGCGATCGGGGCGGGCGCGGACGCGGTGCTGGCGGCCTCGGTGTTCCACTTCGGTGATCTGCGGATCGGCGAGGTGAAGGAGACGCTGCGGGCGGCGGGGCACCCGGTGCGGTGA
- a CDS encoding histidinol-phosphate transaminase: MNFGIDDLPVRDELRGKSPYGAPQLDVPVRLNTNENPYPLPEPLVERIAERVREAARDLNRYPDRDAVELRTQLAKYLTDTSGHEVRLANVWAANGSNEVIQQLLQTFGGPGRTAIGFEPSYSMHALIARGTGTGWISGPRGADFTIDLAAAEQAVAENKPDVVFITTPNNPTGNAVPPETVLALYEAAQAAKPSMVVVDEAYIEFSHGDSLLPLLEGRPNLVVSRTMSKAFGAAGLRLGYLAAHPAVVDAVQLVRLPYHLSAVTQATALAALEHTDTLLKYVEQLKDERDRLVSELRAIGFEVVESDANFVQFGRFDGPGGSHAAWQKILDRGVLVRDNGIPGWLRVSAGTPEENDAFLDAVRELQCLVGDTPTPPKEQST; the protein is encoded by the coding sequence GTGAACTTCGGAATCGACGATCTTCCCGTACGGGACGAGCTGCGCGGCAAGTCCCCCTACGGCGCGCCCCAGTTGGACGTCCCCGTACGGCTGAACACCAACGAGAACCCCTACCCGCTGCCCGAGCCGCTGGTCGAGCGCATCGCCGAGCGGGTCCGTGAGGCCGCCCGCGATCTCAACCGCTACCCGGACCGCGACGCGGTCGAGCTGCGCACCCAGCTCGCCAAGTACCTCACCGACACCTCGGGGCACGAGGTCCGCCTCGCCAACGTCTGGGCGGCGAACGGCTCCAACGAGGTCATCCAGCAGTTGCTGCAGACCTTCGGCGGACCGGGCCGTACCGCGATCGGTTTCGAGCCGTCGTACTCGATGCACGCCCTCATCGCGCGCGGCACCGGCACGGGCTGGATCTCCGGTCCCCGGGGCGCGGACTTCACGATCGACCTCGCCGCCGCCGAGCAGGCCGTCGCCGAGAACAAGCCGGACGTCGTGTTCATCACGACCCCCAACAACCCCACGGGAAACGCGGTCCCGCCCGAGACGGTCCTCGCGCTGTACGAGGCCGCGCAGGCGGCGAAGCCCTCCATGGTCGTGGTCGACGAGGCCTACATCGAGTTCAGCCACGGCGACTCGCTGCTGCCGCTGCTCGAAGGACGGCCGAATCTCGTCGTCTCGCGGACGATGTCGAAGGCGTTCGGGGCCGCGGGCCTGCGCCTCGGCTACCTCGCCGCGCACCCGGCGGTCGTGGACGCCGTACAGCTCGTACGGCTGCCCTACCACCTGTCGGCCGTCACGCAGGCGACCGCGCTGGCCGCCCTGGAGCACACCGACACCCTGCTGAAGTACGTCGAGCAGCTGAAGGACGAGCGGGACCGGCTGGTGAGCGAGCTGCGCGCGATCGGCTTCGAGGTCGTGGAGTCGGACGCGAACTTCGTGCAGTTCGGACGGTTCGACGGCCCCGGGGGCTCGCACGCGGCCTGGCAGAAGATCCTCGACCGGGGTGTCCTGGTCCGGGACAACGGCATCCCGGGATGGCTGCGGGTCAGCGCCGGAACCCCGGAGGAGAACGACGCGTTCCTCGACGCGGTACGTGAGTTGCAGTGTCTTGTGGGGGACACCCCCACACCCCCGAAGGAGCAGAGCACATGA
- a CDS encoding ArsR/SmtB family transcription factor yields MSREQNRPITDLGTLKALAHPLRMQLYRGLCVSRVATASHLADQVDEAVSLVSYHLRKLAEHGLIEEAEPQSGDGRERWWQPSSQGVSIRDRDFRDAPERAAAHLAATRLFHEQRADMYRRYLDERPTWSAEWNAAAPDSESLLRLTSAELDELREELLALARKYDEKGRAAEAAGDTEGRENVALHMYGFPFRV; encoded by the coding sequence ATGTCACGCGAGCAGAACCGCCCGATCACCGACCTCGGCACGCTCAAGGCCCTCGCCCACCCGCTGCGGATGCAGCTCTACCGGGGGTTGTGCGTGTCCCGGGTCGCCACCGCCTCCCACCTCGCCGACCAGGTCGACGAGGCCGTGTCGCTGGTCAGCTACCACCTGCGCAAGCTGGCCGAGCACGGGCTGATCGAGGAGGCGGAACCGCAGAGCGGGGACGGCCGGGAGCGCTGGTGGCAGCCCTCCTCCCAGGGTGTGAGCATCCGGGACCGGGACTTCCGGGATGCGCCGGAGCGGGCGGCCGCGCATCTGGCGGCCACGCGGCTCTTCCACGAGCAGCGCGCCGACATGTACCGCCGCTACCTCGACGAGCGGCCGACCTGGAGCGCCGAATGGAACGCCGCCGCCCCGGACAGCGAGTCCCTGCTGCGGCTGACCTCGGCCGAACTGGACGAGCTGCGCGAGGAGTTGCTCGCGCTTGCCAGGAAGTACGACGAGAAGGGCCGGGCCGCCGAAGCCGCGGGCGACACCGAGGGGCGCGAGAACGTCGCGCTGCACATGTACGGATTCCCGTTCCGCGTCTGA
- the hisH gene encoding imidazole glycerol phosphate synthase subunit HisH, which produces MSASKRVVVFDYGFGNVRSAERALARAGADVEITRDYDTAMNADGLLVPGVGAFAACMKGLHEARGDWIIDRRLSGGRPVMGICVGMQILFARGIEHGVQTEGLDEWPGSVEPLKADIVPHMGWNTVDAAAGSQLFAGLDADARFYFVHSYAVHDWSLETHNTAMTAPKVTWSTHGKPFVAAVENGALWATQFHPEKSGDAGAQLLTNWIGTL; this is translated from the coding sequence TTGAGCGCATCCAAGCGAGTGGTCGTCTTCGACTACGGCTTCGGGAACGTGAGGTCCGCCGAGCGCGCCCTCGCGCGCGCGGGAGCCGACGTCGAGATAACGCGTGACTACGACACGGCCATGAACGCCGACGGTCTGCTGGTGCCGGGCGTCGGCGCCTTCGCCGCCTGCATGAAGGGCCTGCACGAGGCCCGCGGCGACTGGATCATCGACCGCCGGCTGTCCGGCGGGCGCCCGGTCATGGGCATCTGCGTCGGGATGCAGATCCTCTTCGCGCGCGGCATCGAGCACGGGGTGCAGACCGAGGGCCTCGACGAGTGGCCCGGCTCGGTCGAGCCGCTGAAGGCCGACATCGTGCCCCACATGGGCTGGAACACCGTCGACGCGGCGGCCGGCTCCCAGCTGTTCGCGGGCCTGGACGCCGACGCCCGCTTCTACTTCGTGCACTCCTACGCCGTCCACGACTGGTCGCTGGAGACGCACAACACGGCGATGACGGCCCCCAAGGTCACCTGGTCGACGCATGGCAAGCCCTTCGTGGCCGCCGTGGAGAACGGCGCGCTGTGGGCCACGCAGTTCCACCCCGAGAAGTCCGGCGACGCCGGTGCCCAGCTCCTCACCAACTGGATCGGAACACTGTGA
- a CDS encoding oxidoreductase has product MSEGAGIRDGDLPDDLTAAEAGMWQAFRNGTVYDLTSGDTVVDDPHGGHPWGPERTVRARIVCWLLLDGPPALAGRVPSLKLTGVQISGTLDLAGGTVEPYLEMKGCRFEREILLPEARFTTARFVNCSVPRLEAARVHTEGDLHLPRCRFHNGVRLTDAHIGTDLLMNQAIVYRDRSGRSLAADGMTVGQDLQAELLESHGELSLRSATIGVSLSLRGARLNNPYTRLALNAPQLTVERTLYLTPAGVGASMLSGATPARGTRIQRFECVGGVRLDDGRFGDAVDLERARFTFTEEQELSLRRVQAPELRFLGERPQRGKVVLSGARVGNLVDRASAWPGPGNLHMGGFVYESLVPHGPFPLAERLEWVAAATAEYNPEPYERLAAVLRAGGEDEDAREVLLAKQRRRRESLPLAAKLWGYVQDWTVAYGYRPGRAAVWMAVLWAAGSMAFAHASHPPLKGGDHPVWNPALFALDLLLPVIDLGQVGFWQLRGGWQWLAAAMVLLGWILATTVAAGATRLLRRN; this is encoded by the coding sequence GTGAGCGAGGGGGCCGGGATCCGGGACGGAGACCTGCCGGACGATCTGACCGCCGCCGAGGCCGGTATGTGGCAGGCCTTCCGCAACGGCACCGTGTACGACCTGACCAGCGGCGACACCGTCGTCGACGACCCGCACGGCGGGCACCCCTGGGGTCCCGAGCGCACGGTACGCGCGCGTATCGTCTGCTGGCTGCTCCTGGACGGTCCGCCCGCGCTCGCCGGCCGGGTCCCCTCCCTGAAGCTCACCGGCGTGCAGATCAGCGGCACCCTGGACCTCGCCGGCGGCACGGTCGAGCCGTACCTGGAGATGAAGGGCTGCCGCTTCGAGCGGGAGATCCTGCTGCCGGAGGCCCGCTTCACCACCGCGCGGTTCGTGAACTGCTCGGTGCCCCGCCTGGAGGCCGCCAGGGTGCACACGGAGGGCGATCTGCATCTGCCGCGCTGCCGTTTCCACAACGGCGTGCGACTGACCGACGCGCACATCGGCACGGATCTGCTGATGAACCAGGCGATCGTCTACCGCGACCGCAGCGGCCGTTCGCTCGCCGCCGACGGCATGACCGTGGGCCAGGACCTGCAGGCCGAGCTCCTGGAGTCGCACGGCGAGCTGAGCCTGCGCAGCGCCACCATCGGCGTCTCGCTGAGCCTGCGTGGCGCCCGGCTGAACAACCCGTACACCCGGCTCGCGCTGAACGCCCCCCAGCTGACCGTCGAGCGCACGCTGTACCTGACCCCGGCGGGCGTCGGGGCCTCCATGCTGAGCGGGGCGACGCCCGCGCGCGGGACGCGGATCCAGCGCTTCGAGTGCGTGGGCGGCGTGCGGCTGGACGACGGGCGGTTCGGGGACGCGGTCGACCTGGAGCGGGCCCGCTTCACCTTCACGGAGGAGCAGGAGCTGTCGCTGCGCCGGGTACAGGCCCCGGAGCTGCGCTTCCTGGGTGAGAGGCCGCAGCGCGGCAAGGTGGTCCTCTCGGGAGCGCGGGTCGGCAACCTCGTGGACCGGGCGAGCGCCTGGCCGGGGCCGGGCAACCTCCACATGGGCGGCTTCGTCTACGAGAGCCTCGTCCCGCACGGTCCCTTCCCGCTGGCCGAGCGGCTGGAGTGGGTGGCGGCCGCGACCGCCGAGTACAACCCGGAGCCGTACGAGAGGCTCGCGGCCGTACTGCGGGCCGGCGGCGAGGACGAGGACGCGCGCGAGGTGCTGCTCGCCAAGCAGCGCCGCCGCCGCGAGAGCCTGCCGCTGGCCGCCAAGCTGTGGGGATACGTGCAGGACTGGACGGTCGCCTACGGGTACCGGCCCGGCCGGGCCGCCGTATGGATGGCGGTGCTGTGGGCGGCGGGCTCCATGGCGTTCGCACACGCGAGCCATCCGCCGCTCAAGGGCGGCGACCATCCGGTCTGGAATCCCGCCCTCTTCGCCCTCGACCTGCTGCTCCCGGTGATCGACCTGGGACAGGTCGGCTTCTGGCAGTTGCGGGGCGGCTGGCAATGGCTGGCGGCCGCGATGGTCCTCCTCGGCTGGATCCTGGCGACCACCGTGGCGGCCGGGGCCACGAGGCTGTTGCGGCGAAATTAG
- the hisB gene encoding imidazoleglycerol-phosphate dehydratase HisB — translation MSRVGRVERVTKETSVLVEIDLDGSGKVEVSTGVGFYDHMLDQLGRHGLFDLTVKTEGDLHIDSHHTIEDTALALGAAFKQALGDKVGIYRFGNCTVPLDESLAQVTVDLSGRPYLVHTEPENMAPMIGEYDTTMTRHILESFVAQAQIALHVHVPYGRNAHHIVECQFKALARALRYASERDPRAAGILPSTKGAL, via the coding sequence ATGAGCCGCGTAGGACGTGTGGAACGCGTCACCAAGGAGACCTCGGTCCTGGTCGAGATCGATCTCGACGGGTCCGGGAAGGTCGAGGTGTCGACGGGCGTCGGCTTCTACGACCACATGCTCGACCAGCTCGGCCGGCACGGTCTGTTCGACCTCACCGTGAAGACCGAGGGCGACCTGCACATCGACTCCCACCACACCATCGAGGACACCGCCCTCGCGCTCGGCGCCGCCTTCAAGCAGGCGCTCGGCGACAAGGTGGGCATCTACCGCTTCGGCAACTGCACGGTCCCGCTGGACGAGTCCCTCGCCCAGGTGACCGTCGACCTGTCCGGCCGCCCCTACCTCGTGCACACCGAGCCCGAGAACATGGCGCCGATGATCGGCGAGTACGACACCACGATGACCCGGCACATCCTGGAGTCCTTCGTCGCCCAGGCGCAGATCGCGCTGCACGTGCACGTGCCGTACGGGCGCAACGCCCACCACATCGTGGAGTGCCAGTTCAAGGCGCTGGCCCGGGCCCTCAGGTACGCCAGCGAGCGCGACCCGCGCGCGGCCGGCATCCTCCCCTCCACGAAGGGCGCGCTGTGA
- the priA gene encoding bifunctional 1-(5-phosphoribosyl)-5-((5-phosphoribosylamino)methylideneamino)imidazole-4-carboxamide isomerase/phosphoribosylanthranilate isomerase PriA, whose product MSKLELLPAVDVRDGQAVRLVHGESGTETSYGSPLEAALSWQRAGAEWLHLVDLDAAFGTGDNRELVRQVTEAMDIKVELSGGIRDDASLAAALATGCTRVNLGTAALESPEWVAKVIAEHGDRIAVGLDVRGTTLKGRGWTRDGGDLYETLERLNSEGCARYVVTDIAKDGTLQGPNLELLRTVCAATDRPVVASGGVSSLDDLRAIAELVPLGVEGSIVGKALYAKAFTLEEALEAVAK is encoded by the coding sequence GTGAGCAAGCTCGAACTCCTTCCCGCCGTCGACGTCCGCGACGGCCAGGCCGTCCGCCTCGTGCACGGCGAGTCCGGGACCGAGACGTCGTACGGCTCCCCCCTGGAGGCCGCCCTGTCCTGGCAGCGGGCGGGCGCGGAGTGGCTGCACCTGGTCGACCTGGACGCGGCGTTCGGCACCGGCGACAACCGTGAGCTGGTCCGGCAGGTCACCGAGGCGATGGACATCAAGGTGGAACTGTCCGGCGGCATCCGGGACGACGCCTCGCTGGCGGCCGCCCTCGCCACCGGCTGCACCCGGGTGAATCTCGGCACCGCCGCCCTGGAGAGCCCGGAGTGGGTCGCCAAGGTCATCGCCGAGCACGGCGACAGGATCGCGGTGGGTCTGGACGTCCGCGGTACGACGTTGAAGGGCCGCGGCTGGACCCGCGACGGCGGTGACCTCTACGAGACGCTGGAGCGGCTCAACTCCGAGGGCTGCGCGCGGTATGTCGTCACCGACATCGCCAAGGACGGCACGCTCCAGGGCCCGAACCTGGAGCTGCTGCGCACCGTGTGCGCGGCGACCGACCGCCCGGTGGTGGCTTCCGGCGGCGTGTCCTCGCTGGACGACCTGCGGGCCATCGCCGAGCTGGTGCCCCTCGGTGTCGAGGGCTCCATCGTCGGGAAGGCGCTGTACGCGAAGGCGTTCACCCTGGAAGAGGCCTTGGAGGCGGTGGCCAAGTGA
- a CDS encoding TIGR03085 family metal-binding protein, with protein sequence MSTFAKRERLLLADLLEAEGPDAPTLCEGWLTRDLAAHVVVRERRPDAAGGLLIKQLASRLDRVMTEFSEKPYEELIQLIRTGPPRFSPFQLKQVEELSNTVEFYVHTEDVRRARPDWAPRELDSVFQDALWSRLERTARLMGRGVPTGLVLRRPDGQTAVAHRGTPVVTVTGEPSELLLFLYGRQSAAKVELDGDKEAIARLHEAKELGI encoded by the coding sequence ATGTCGACTTTCGCCAAGCGTGAACGACTTCTCCTCGCCGACCTGTTGGAGGCCGAGGGCCCGGACGCCCCCACTCTCTGCGAGGGCTGGCTCACCCGCGATCTCGCGGCGCACGTGGTGGTGCGCGAGCGCCGTCCCGACGCCGCCGGCGGCCTGCTGATCAAGCAGCTCGCGTCCCGCCTGGACCGGGTGATGACCGAGTTCTCCGAGAAGCCCTACGAAGAGCTGATCCAGCTCATTCGTACGGGCCCACCGCGCTTCTCGCCGTTCCAGCTCAAGCAGGTCGAGGAACTGTCGAACACGGTCGAGTTCTACGTCCACACCGAGGACGTCCGCCGGGCCCGCCCCGACTGGGCGCCGCGCGAGCTGGACTCCGTCTTCCAGGACGCCCTGTGGTCCCGTCTGGAGCGCACCGCCCGGCTGATGGGCCGCGGCGTCCCCACCGGCCTGGTACTGCGGCGCCCGGACGGCCAGACGGCGGTCGCCCACCGCGGCACACCGGTCGTCACGGTGACCGGTGAGCCGTCGGAGCTGCTGCTGTTCCTGTACGGCCGGCAGAGCGCGGCCAAGGTGGAGCTGGACGGCGACAAGGAGGCGATCGCCAGGCTGCACGAGGCGAAGGAGCTCGGGATCTGA